The window TTGATCACCTTCGATGACTTCTTTATGAATTCGCTCCTTTTTGTCAGGCTGAAAAGATCGTTCACTATCAGAACGACCGGCTGCAGGGTGTTCCGTATAAGATCGGACACAGCCGCAATTCCTCCCCTGTCCTCCCTGCTGTGTATATTATCAGCCTCATCGAGAATTATCAGATGGCGTTTGCCCTTCTCAATTGAAAAATATTCTCCATTCTGGGCGAAGGTATTCGTGCCTGAACCCGGGATCACAACTCTCCGTATTTCCTTTTCGCCTCTCTTGTCCGATGCATTCATCTCTATGAAATCCCATCCGAATTCCTTCGCAAGCGCGATCGCACTTGAAGTCTTTCCGACACCAGGCGGGCCTGAAAGTATGGCAGCGCGGATTTCCGGCGGCTCCCTGCCTGACCATGTTTCAGCCCATTTTTGAAGCGCAGCCTTAGCCTGCTTGTTCCCTGCAATTTCAGCCAGGGTTGAAGGCCTGTATTTTTCGCTCCAGGCGATCTCGTATTTCATCAGAATGAAGCAATGATATCCGCGCCTTAAATGCCTTTTTTGTTCAAGTCTCATATCGTTATATGTCTAATAGTTAGTAAATTATGCCATACATATACAAACAATAATTAAACACTAATATGCTATATTCGGCTAAATTGCAAAGCGTGCGATCAAATGGAGAAGGATCGACCTATCCATCCATGCAGAACTGATTATGCTCAAGCCTGAGTAAATAGCGATAAGAGAAATTGTTATCCGCGTAGACAGAAAATTACAAAACTCAAATAACGGGTCTCATGAACACTCAATTTTGATCTGAAGAGAACTTGAAAGGGATCTTCATAAACATGTCAGTTGAAATTCAGCATTGATTATGAATATTATTATTGGATTATGCTCGTCTCATCAAATTATATGTTAAACATATAATAGCTCTGACTTCCTGGCCCAATATCTGAATTTATTCCCTGTAATACACTATCAAGCTAAATAATAATAGGTATACACTGTATTGGATAAATTAATATTTGTCGATAGTTATTTTCACTGTACATCCATTTCCGTAAAGTCCTGTCAAGGCATTATACGGGGGATATTCACAGAGAGCGGATCCAAAACCTGTTGTTTCCGCAATATCCGGCCCGATTGCCTGATCCGGTTTTCAGTGGATCGATGCATAGTGTGTCGGTTAATGCGCAATATCAGGGACTGTGGCGCCTGGAGAGGAATAAGACAATCCACGATCCGTACATTCACGTAAATGTCGGTGAACCGATATTTACGTGAATGCGCAATAATGTTCTTCAATTTCTTTTGTGCTCCACAAGATACCGCTGGAAATGCACGGAGCGGCGCCGCACGGATTTTAACATTGTGTATCGCGAAAGCAAATTTATTCATTCATGTAATGGCACAACTGCAGGGGCACAACCGCCGTTTCACACATTTCAACATCAAGATGAATGGATAAATGATATGAGCAATTAGCATAGATCGAATATCGTGTCATTCACAGTTTGTCACGTCGCATGCTCTCAATGACCGTGATTTATGCGCTGCGTCATGCAATCGTCAGGCCGAGGCACATACACCGAACTCGCCATTTACAAGCTTTTGAATCTGCATAATACGGCAGCTGTCGCCGCGACTCCTAAGTTGCCTGAGTCTCTGGGCCGCATTCCACTTTTCCTGATCTACTATAGGTGTGTGTTTTCCTTTCCAGTAGAACAGGCTCCACCTGTGATATCCGGCGTAAAGCGGATTTGTCAGCACGTTGAGGACAGTCTGCCTCGTCCACTCTTTCAAATTTTTTGTCTTAATGTCTTTCATGTTCATGCCTGTCGCTATGTCCTGGAGGCTATGCCCTTTCAGATATTCATCGTAAATCCGCTTCACCACCATAGCTTCGCGATCCTCCACCTTCAGCCCGCCTTCCTCATAGCGGTAACCATATGGATGATTGAAGCCAAGAATACCGTTTCCCTCTTTAGCCTTCTGAAGCATTCCCATTTTCACTCTCTCGGCTATCATACCACGCTCAAACTCAGCCACACTGCCTAGCATATTAAAAATAAGTTTGCCTGCAGGAGTCGTTGTATCAAAGGGTTCGGTCGCACTCTTGAAATACACTCCGCTCTCATCCATTTCATGGACCAGGTTAGACAGATCCCTCATATTCCTGGAGAGCCTGTCCAGCTTGTAAACAAGTATCAGATCAAAATTCTTCTTTCTGAGATCCTCTCTCAACTTCAAAAAGGCGGGTCTGTTCAAATTGCCCCCGGAGAATCCGGCATCTTCGTAAATTTCGGAGAGCTCCCACCCCTGACTGACTATGTACGCCTTGAGCCTGTCCCGCTGGGCAGCAATGCTGTAACCCTCCTCGGCCTGTTCAGTGGTTGAAACCCTGAGATATATCGCTACCCGCATGTGCATCCGACGATTGTCAGACATCAACCTTCATGAATATAATTCTTTCAAATCAGCGAGGAGCAGCATCAACACGATGTTATTGGGACTTTCTAAATACATGAATGACCCTTTTTCAGTCGTGAACGAAGAAATAAAGAAAAAAATCGAACATTTTGGCGGCCTGCTGGATGAACAGACGGCAAAACTGCTGATCGATTACGAGAATGGAAAGTTTGACGAGGAGAGAAAGGAAAAATTGCGCGCAAAAATTTACAAATCACTCAACTCAAGGATCGAAGCGCTTGTACTGGAGGTACAAATGCCTCGGGAATACAGGAAAAAGAATGAAGAGACGGGAAAAATACTTTCCATAAAGGTATTTGTAAATCAGAGAGAGGCATCGCTTACATTCTGGGACTCCCAGATAGAAAAAATCGATATCGGAAAATTTTCAGAGGGAAAGAAGATTGTCATGGTGAACTGCCATCTAAGCGAGGGAAAATTCGGGCTACAGATTAACACAGGTAAGGGCGGGGTAATTTCAACAGAAACAGGTGAGTTGATATTCAGCGCATATTAATTTAGCACGCATATGTATTAGATAAAATTAATTATGTTCGACAAGAACTTCGGTGGCAATACGAAATCTGATTACGGATTAACGAGCAGGGATTGTGCATGCCTGCGAAACAACCTGACAGCTCTGATTCTTCAATCCTCACCCTGGCGGGATTGTCCGCATACAGAGATTTTCACACATATATAGATATATGTCTATAAATCAAATATTAAAATGCATATAATTCAATATAACATTAACTACAATTTAATATTAATATAAAAGTTTTAAATTAACATAAAATATTAAATATAAATTAAATATATATTGCCATATAACAGTGATTTAACATATCCCCACAGTCACATAGGGAACGGAAATTCAGTCTCCGGTAGTGACAGATGTGCTGAAGCAGGTAATTCTCATCTCTGCAAACAGCATTAATAAGAGCGTGTTTTTACCGATTGACAATGAAAACCTTCGTCGAGAATGAATTTGACGAGTACAGGATTGAAAATCACGGAATAATCGGAGACACCTATACAGCGGCACTGATCACTGTTAAGGGCACGATTGACTGGTGCTGCTTTCCCATAATGGATTCGGATGCCGTTTTTTCGTCGTTGCTTGACAGGGATAAGGGAGGGGAGTTCAGAATCGACGTTTCCGGCGCGATATCGTATTCACAGCGCTATCTCAGGAACACAAATGTACTCGAAACCGCAATTATTTCTGAAACAGGGAAAATGAAAATTGTTGATTACATGCCTGTCGAGCTCCACCACGAGCATTATCACAGCTTCATATATTCAAGGCGTGAAATACACAGGATCATCAGTGTCGCTGAGGGAAGCGTGAAGTTTAAGATTGTGTTCAGACCGGGATTTGGCTTCGGACTCCGCAAGGCTGCATTCAAAAGAGTTGGCGGTGGCATTGTTGCCTCACACGGGACTGAAACGTTTTCAATTTCCGGTATCGAAAAGTTGAAGGCTGAGAGGCTCTGCGGCTCAGCGGAAATTTCCATGAAAAAGGGCATGGAGAAAGCGCTAGTAATGAGATGGAACGAGTCTGACCCTGTACCGTTCAACCCTTCCGTCGCAAAAGATTACCTCAAAAATACCATATCATTCTGGCGCAATTGGGTTTCCGGGTCCTCATACAGCGGTAAATGGAAAGACGAGGTTATGAGATCTGCACTCGTGCTGAAGCTGCTCACTTATTCTCCCACCGGTGCCATCTGCGCTGCCGCGACGACAAGTCTGCCTGAATCAATCGGAGGTGAGCGTAACTGGGATTACAGGTATTCCTGGATTCGCGATTCATCCTACGCCCTGAGCGCGTTCAACCTGCTCGGCCACAGGGAGGAAGAGGAACGCTACTTCATGTGGCTGCTTCATCTTCTCAGGGGGAGAGCGACGAGTCCCGAGAGATTGAGGGTAATGTATACTGTCGAGGGCGACAATGTGCAGGATGAGATTAGTCTGAATGCGCTCGCCGGTTATGAAAACTCGCGTCCGGTAAGGGTGGGAAACGGTGCGACAGACCAGCTGCAGATTGATATCTTTGGGCCTATCATCGACGCAATATATTACACATTTTCGACGCCGGAAGTCCTGCCGGATCTTCTGTGGCGCATCGTGAAATCTGTCGCCGGCTATGTGCTTCTCAACTGGAACAGACCGGATATGGGAATATGGGAAATGAGAAACGGAAAAAAACGCCATACGCACAGTGCAGTTATGTGCTGGATCGCACTTGACAGGGCCGCGAAAATTGCAGAAACTGCCGGGAATACTCTTACAGCAGGGAAATGGCGCAGGGCAGCGGATGCCATCAGGCGGACAGTGCTACGTGACAGTTATGTAAGCGAGGGAGGCTATGTTTCAGGCATACTGAATCAGGCGTGGCTCGATGCGAGCGTTCTGGTAATGGCTGATGCAGGCATAATAGATGCAAAGGATCCTGTATTCTCGTCGACACTGGATATGGTATCGGCACATCTTATGAGGGACGGACTCGTCTACAGATATCTCGGAAAGGACGGCCTGAAAGGCAATGAAGGCGCATTTTTACTGTGCACCTTCTGGTACATCGAGGCGCTGTGCCTGGCAGGAAAGCGGAGGGAAGCTGAAAATCTTTTCAAACGCATGCTGCGCCGAAGCAACCACCTTGGGCTGCTTTCCGAAGAGATTGAACCTTCGGATGGAAGATTCCTCGGCAACTTCCCGCAGGCTTTCAGCCATCTCGGACTCATAAAATGCGCTTGCCGGCTTGCCGGCAGGGAATAAAAAAAGAAGAGAAAGAGAAAACGGTTTGGGGGCCGCGCGCCTTCCGCGGACGGTTCTCCGCTTCTACCAGTTACATCATGCCTGGCGGCATACCGCCCATACCACCCATGCCGCCCATGCCGGGTGGCATTCCGCCTGCTCCTCCTGGTGGTGCGGCAGACTCCGAACCTCTCTTTGCAGCTATCACGTCATCTATACGGAGTATCATCACTGCCACTTCAGTCGCGGACGCAAGCGCCTGTTTCTTGACCCTCAGCGGCTCCAGAACCTTTGCCCTGACCATATCCTTGATCTTTCCGCCGTCCACTGAAATACCTTCGGTGTTGCTGGAATTCTTTGCGCTGTGCCTGGTCTTCAGCTCAAGTATTGTATCTATAGGATCAAGACCCGCATTTTCGGCAAGCGTCCTTGGTATGCTCTCAAGAGCCGAGGCAAAGGCTTCTACTGCAAGCTGTTCCCTTCCGCCGACTGTGGACGCATAATCTCTCAACTTGAGCGAAAGCGCTATTTCGACGGCACCGCCTCCGGGAAGCATCTTTCCGTCTTCCGTTGCTGCAGATACGACACGGATGGCATCGTTGAACGCTCTCTCAAGTTCCTCGACTACATGTTCGGTGCCGGCACGGAGCAGGACGGTAACTGACTTGGGGTTTTTACATCCTGTTATGAAAGTCATGTCCTCGTCTGAAACCTTTCGCTGTTCCACCCTTGCAGAGTGTCCGAGATCTTTTGATGTAATATCCCTGAGATTCGCAACAAGTCTTCCGCCGGTTGCCCTGGCGAGCTTTTCCATATCCGATTTCTTGGCCCTCTGGACTGCATAAATTCCCTGCTTGGAGAGGTAGTACTGGACACTTTCGGAAATGCCCTTCTCACAGATGACGACGTTTGCTCCTGCGTTTATTATCATGTCTGCCATTTCATGAAGGGATTTCTCTTCCTGATCAAGGAATTTCTGAATCTGCGACGGCTCCCTGATCTGGATACTTGACGAAACTTCAGTCTTCTTTATCTCCAGTGCCTGGCTGATAAGAGCGATTTTTGCACCGTCTACGTATTCCGGCATCCTCGAATGAACTCTTTCCTTGTCAATCACAATCCCCTGGATTAACTGCGAATCTGAGACAGCGGCGCCATGTTTCTTCTCCACCTTGATGTTTTCAGTGTCCGCCTTTACAACACCGTTCGACTCTTCAGTAACAGCCATGACGGCTTTGACTGCGAGATCTGCGATTATAGACGGATTCCCGCCGACATTTTTGCCTGTTACAGCAGTCTCCGCAATGCTCTTCAATGACCTGGAATCCTTTCGGTCGAGTTCAATTGCCATCTTGTTCAGCAAAACCATTCCGTGCTCCTGGGCCATCTTGTAGCCGGCTGCGATTACAGTAGGATGCACATTTTTATCCACCAGTTCTTCCGATCTCTTGAGAAGCTCACCGGCGAGCACGACTGCAGTTGTCGTGCCATCTCCCACTTCATTGTCCTGTGTCTTTGCGACCTCAACAAGCATCTTCGCAGCTGGATGCTCGACCTCGAGTTCCTTCATGATGGTAGCACCGTCATTTGTTATGACAACCTCTCCGAGGCTGTCAACGAGCATTTTGTCCATCCCGCTTGGACCGAGAGTTGATCGCACCGCCTCGGCCACCGCCACCGCGGCTGCAATGTTGTTGTGCCTTGCTGATTTGCCTGTATCTCTTTCCGTGCCTTCCCTGAGGATTATAACTGGCTGTCCTTGTAACATCTTACACCTGATATAACCGATGAGCAGTTGATATTTAATCCTACTGAGTGAACAGGGTGAAACCGATATGGCAGGCTGCAGAAACGCGGTAAAGCTGAAATGCAGGCCTGCAGGTGCCGGAAATGTGTTCCCTGCACAAGCAGAACTCGCATACCGGAATTGCCTTAATTATCAGAATTGATCGAGCCTTCTCTGCTCCCTGAAATTCCGGAGTACCTCACTGTGCGCCAGCCAGTCGTTCACCGGAATCTCAAGTATTCCGGAAGCATACTGAAGGGAGGCATCAAGTGTATCAAAAGAAGAGGGCGTGCTCCTCAGGGTTTCCCTTACATGTTCCCTGACGTTCCAGACGCCCACAGGCATGATATAACCCGGATGGGCTTCCCGCAGTATTACCGCACCGGCCTGTATCCTCTCCTTCCGGAGCAGTTCATTGACTGCGAGTCGGGCCGCATAGTAACATCCGCCGATTTCTGCATACTCCCTTCTTCCGCCGTAAAATTCGTGCGAGGAAATCATCCATATCTGCCTTCCGGAAGGGTTCCATGTGGTGTTGGGGTACCATGCTTCAATCAATTCGTAACGCCATGAGGACGGCAGAAGTATGATAACCCAGCGATTGTCAAGAGCCGTGTATGAATAAACACGGAAATTCCAGAGCAGGTCGTTCTGCTTGTTTTCTGCCACAAGATGCTTCCCTATTAAATCGTCAACCGCCGTTATGCTCCACCTTGTCGGTACCATCTTCCTGTTTTTGCCCACACCGAGCACGCCGGCGCTGAAAGCACGCTGGATGCCCGAAACCATGACATTTGAGTTGTAAAGACTCACCACACCTTCACCGGCAGGCAGATCAGTGTCGTAGAACGCCTTCTCTATTCTCGAATCGAACCTCCCCGATTCTGACTCGATTCTTTCTATTCTGCCAGATCGTCCGAATGGCTGAATATCGTCATCAAGGGCTATCACAACCTTTGGCTCTTTCCTGAATTTTACCTCCATCGAAGGTGAGCTGCCGGCCATTGAAATTTCCTGTACCATAGTGTAAATTTTATCCCCTTCCGGCCTGTCGATCCTTATGGAATGCTTCCCGCGTATAAGTGAAAATCTCATCTGTGTTATATCTTCAAGCTTCTTTCCAACCCACCTTTCGGGAGTGTCTAGGATGCTGACGTTTTCAGTCACGGGAGTGATAAAAGGGCCAATGTCGACCTTCGGATATCCGAACCGCCCAATAAAGACACCAGGAGGGGACATTCCGTCCATCTCCGTTTGGGAGGTGAGTTTCCTGACACTGCTGTCTGCATAGTATTTGACAAGTATCGGGCAGACGGGTTTGCCGCATAGCATTTTCGTTCCCCTGCACCTGACGCAGATGGAAACTGCATAGGGGGTCCTGGGATTGGCAAATATATCCTCCGCTTCATGCAACTGATACTGCATCTTCTCTCTGAATTCCAGAAACAGATATTTAAACAGAACAACGGGGTAGCCGAAATCAGCCGGCCCAGGAGTTGACCTCGATCAGATTGTCATTGACCGGAATGCTGCCGCTGCGAAGCATTCTGATGTTTGTCCCCCTTAGGCTGTAACCCGCCCTCCTGAGCATATCGAGCGCAGAACGGCTTCCGGTATAAAACCTGACATTCATCCTGTCGCGTTCACTCTCAATCGCAACATCCTCACTTGCATTCATAAGGCAGCCTGCTTCCGGGGATGACGGGTCGAAACCTGAAAGGAGGAGCAGTCTGATGGATGCGTTAGTGGATCCGTCGGAGGTGCTGTAGGTGTAAATGAGCGAGAAACCTCTGACCTCCCCGTCCTTGGTAAGAAAGAGCGTTTCGCCTGTCTTATGTTTCATTGAAAAATCAACTTCCCTTGAATAGTCCAGTTCCGGCATAGACGCGGTTGACAGCCTTCTGACCGCGTTTAGGGCACTGTCCCTGCCGATTTCATCAAAGGTGAGAACCCTGCAACCTTCAGGTTTCGCCGGCTCCCTCTTCACACCGGTAAGCGGCTTTTCCATCAGATAAGTTATCCTGTCTGGCAGGAAACCAAGATTGGAATAGAGAATCACGTTCTTCAGCGTCTCTGGCATCGTTTCAAGACCGATAACCGAACAGCCTGATCTGTCAAGATAGGAAAGTGCATTTCCGATCAGCTGCTTACCAATACCAGAATTCTGAAAATTCGGAAGAACTTCGACGGGGCCGAACCATCCGACCTTTCCCCATACGTGGCAGAACACGTCGCCAACGATGCGACCGTCAGATTCAGCCACTATGCATCCGCCCGGCTCCTTGTCGAGATAAAAAACAATATTCTTCCTGCTTCGCTTTGGAACCTGAAAATTCTGATGAAATTCCTTGGAATATAGATCTGACCATGCATTCTGACCCACTACCCTGACATCTTCGATGTCGCCTTCGCACATAGGTCTCGTCTGAACAGTCATCTTCCTCGAGAAAAGTCTCATTTAGACGCTCCCGGACTGATGTACAGATGCGTCATTTAAATAAATCAACTTTTCTGGTGTGCCTTGAAAGATTCGCATTCG of the Candidatus Sysuiplasma jiujiangense genome contains:
- a CDS encoding recombinase family protein is translated as MSDNRRMHMRVAIYLRVSTTEQAEEGYSIAAQRDRLKAYIVSQGWELSEIYEDAGFSGGNLNRPAFLKLREDLRKKNFDLILVYKLDRLSRNMRDLSNLVHEMDESGVYFKSATEPFDTTTPAGKLIFNMLGSVAEFERGMIAERVKMGMLQKAKEGNGILGFNHPYGYRYEEGGLKVEDREAMVVKRIYDEYLKGHSLQDIATGMNMKDIKTKNLKEWTRQTVLNVLTNPLYAGYHRWSLFYWKGKHTPIVDQEKWNAAQRLRQLRSRGDSCRIMQIQKLVNGEFGVCASA
- a CDS encoding glycoside hydrolase family 15 protein — encoded protein: MKTFVENEFDEYRIENHGIIGDTYTAALITVKGTIDWCCFPIMDSDAVFSSLLDRDKGGEFRIDVSGAISYSQRYLRNTNVLETAIISETGKMKIVDYMPVELHHEHYHSFIYSRREIHRIISVAEGSVKFKIVFRPGFGFGLRKAAFKRVGGGIVASHGTETFSISGIEKLKAERLCGSAEISMKKGMEKALVMRWNESDPVPFNPSVAKDYLKNTISFWRNWVSGSSYSGKWKDEVMRSALVLKLLTYSPTGAICAAATTSLPESIGGERNWDYRYSWIRDSSYALSAFNLLGHREEEERYFMWLLHLLRGRATSPERLRVMYTVEGDNVQDEISLNALAGYENSRPVRVGNGATDQLQIDIFGPIIDAIYYTFSTPEVLPDLLWRIVKSVAGYVLLNWNRPDMGIWEMRNGKKRHTHSAVMCWIALDRAAKIAETAGNTLTAGKWRRAADAIRRTVLRDSYVSEGGYVSGILNQAWLDASVLVMADAGIIDAKDPVFSSTLDMVSAHLMRDGLVYRYLGKDGLKGNEGAFLLCTFWYIEALCLAGKRREAENLFKRMLRRSNHLGLLSEEIEPSDGRFLGNFPQAFSHLGLIKCACRLAGRE
- a CDS encoding TCP-1/cpn60 chaperonin family protein, giving the protein MLQGQPVIILREGTERDTGKSARHNNIAAAVAVAEAVRSTLGPSGMDKMLVDSLGEVVITNDGATIMKELEVEHPAAKMLVEVAKTQDNEVGDGTTTAVVLAGELLKRSEELVDKNVHPTVIAAGYKMAQEHGMVLLNKMAIELDRKDSRSLKSIAETAVTGKNVGGNPSIIADLAVKAVMAVTEESNGVVKADTENIKVEKKHGAAVSDSQLIQGIVIDKERVHSRMPEYVDGAKIALISQALEIKKTEVSSSIQIREPSQIQKFLDQEEKSLHEMADMIINAGANVVICEKGISESVQYYLSKQGIYAVQRAKKSDMEKLARATGGRLVANLRDITSKDLGHSARVEQRKVSDEDMTFITGCKNPKSVTVLLRAGTEHVVEELERAFNDAIRVVSAATEDGKMLPGGGAVEIALSLKLRDYASTVGGREQLAVEAFASALESIPRTLAENAGLDPIDTILELKTRHSAKNSSNTEGISVDGGKIKDMVRAKVLEPLRVKKQALASATEVAVMILRIDDVIAAKRGSESAAPPGGAGGMPPGMGGMGGMGGMPPGMM
- a CDS encoding Nre family DNA repair protein, giving the protein MQYQLHEAEDIFANPRTPYAVSICVRCRGTKMLCGKPVCPILVKYYADSSVRKLTSQTEMDGMSPPGVFIGRFGYPKVDIGPFITPVTENVSILDTPERWVGKKLEDITQMRFSLIRGKHSIRIDRPEGDKIYTMVQEISMAGSSPSMEVKFRKEPKVVIALDDDIQPFGRSGRIERIESESGRFDSRIEKAFYDTDLPAGEGVVSLYNSNVMVSGIQRAFSAGVLGVGKNRKMVPTRWSITAVDDLIGKHLVAENKQNDLLWNFRVYSYTALDNRWVIILLPSSWRYELIEAWYPNTTWNPSGRQIWMISSHEFYGGRREYAEIGGCYYAARLAVNELLRKERIQAGAVILREAHPGYIMPVGVWNVREHVRETLRSTPSSFDTLDASLQYASGILEIPVNDWLAHSEVLRNFREQRRLDQF
- a CDS encoding GNAT family N-acetyltransferase, which translates into the protein MCEGDIEDVRVVGQNAWSDLYSKEFHQNFQVPKRSRKNIVFYLDKEPGGCIVAESDGRIVGDVFCHVWGKVGWFGPVEVLPNFQNSGIGKQLIGNALSYLDRSGCSVIGLETMPETLKNVILYSNLGFLPDRITYLMEKPLTGVKREPAKPEGCRVLTFDEIGRDSALNAVRRLSTASMPELDYSREVDFSMKHKTGETLFLTKDGEVRGFSLIYTYSTSDGSTNASIRLLLLSGFDPSSPEAGCLMNASEDVAIESERDRMNVRFYTGSRSALDMLRRAGYSLRGTNIRMLRSGSIPVNDNLIEVNSWAG